A genomic window from Heptranchias perlo isolate sHepPer1 chromosome 20, sHepPer1.hap1, whole genome shotgun sequence includes:
- the LOC137335904 gene encoding zona pellucida sperm-binding protein 4-like, translated as MEGSGILGLLLVVICSAQPPSLLFPADKCWLSPKNRKDCGFPGIEASECVQRGCCFDAGSRDAPPCFYSLDSLPVCTKDGQVLIAISKDLTLPPVNLTTVHLKEGDGAECSPTVASADTVLFQFAVTECGATQRLDGVNILYETDVLGEFEILNGALGSVTRDSPFR; from the exons ATGGAGGGTTCGGGGATTCTTGGTTTGTTACTTGTTGTAATCTGTTCAGCTCAGCcgccctctctccttttccccgccGATAAATGTTGGCTGTCTCCCAAAAACCGCAAAGACTGCGGATTTCCGGGAATTGAAGCCAGTGAGTGTGTGCAGAGAGGCTGCTGCTTTGATGCGGGGAGCCGGGATGCACCGCCGTGTTTCTATTCATTGGACAGTCTTCCAG TCTGCACCAAGGATGGGCAGGTCCTCATCGCTATCTCCAAGGATTTGACGCTGCCTCCTGTAAACCTGACAACGGTCCATCTGAAGGAGGGAGACGGAGCTGAGTGCAGTCCGACCGTGGCCTCTGCAGACACTGTGCTCTTTCAGTTCGCAGTCACTGAATGTGGTGCTACTCAGCGG CTGGACGGCGTGAACATCCTGTATGAAACGGATGTGTTGGGTGAGTTTGAGATTTTGAATGGCGCTTTGGGATCGGTGACCCGGGACAGCCCTTTCAGGTGA